A portion of the Carya illinoinensis cultivar Pawnee chromosome 11, C.illinoinensisPawnee_v1, whole genome shotgun sequence genome contains these proteins:
- the LOC122281942 gene encoding (-)-germacrene D synthase-like, which yields MSIQVSAVVAPTAQNHVMPEINRRSANFQPSIWGDHFLSYASEFLETDVNMRQQIEELKENVRTMLTAPVEKPSQKLNLVDAIQRLGVSYHFDNEIQEILQQLQKTHKSDDPEYNDDLYSVALLFRVLRQDGYYISCDMFNKFKDSKGNFKGSLSNDVKGILSVYEATHLRVKGEDILDEALVFTTTHLQSVASQLSGPLAAQVTHALKQPIRRGLQRLEARHYFSVYQEDASHDKVLLKFAKLDFNLLQKVHQKELSDIASWWKDLDFSRKLPFIRDRVVECYFWILGVYFEPQYCFARRMLTKVISMTSVIDDIYDVYGTMEELNLFTEAIERWDMSAIDKLPEYMKMSYQALLDVYTEMEQNLGEEKSYRVQYAIESMKNQVRAYHHEAKWFHQKYIPTMDEYMPLALVTSAYAMLATTSLVGMGELVTKDSFEWLFSDPKMVTASAVVCRLMDDIVSHKFEQKRGHVASAIECYMTQHGVTEEEAVH from the exons ATGTCTATTCAAGTTTCAGCAGTAGTTGCTCCAACAGCTCAGAATCATGTTATGCCAGAAATTAACCGTCGCTCAGCAAATTTTCAACCCAGCATTTGGGGTGACCATTTCCTCTCATATGCTTCTGAATTTCTG GAAACTGATGTCAATATGAGGCAACAAATTGAAGAATTGAAGGAAAATGTGAGGACGATGCTCACGGCTCCAGTTGAGAAGCCTTCACAAAAGCTAAACTTGGTTGATGCAATTCAGCGCTTAGGCGTGTCTTACCATTTTGATAACGAGATTCAAGAAATTCTACAACAACTGCAGAAGACTCATAAAAGTGATGACCCTGAATATAATGATGACCTTTACAGTGTTGCCCTGCTGTTTCGAGTGCTTAGACAAGATGGCTATTACATTTCGTGCG ATATGTTCAACAAGTTCAAGGACAGCAAAGGGAATTTTAAGGGATCACTTTCCAATGATGTGAAAGGAATTTTAAGCGTGTATGAAGCCACACATCTTAGGGTAAAAGGTGAAGATATACTGGATGAGGCTCTTGTCTTCACTACCACACATCTTCAGTCTGTAGCATCCCAATTAAGCGGACCTCTAGCAGCACAAGTAACCCATGCGTTGAAACAGCCTATCCGAAGAGGACTACAAAGGTTAGAGGCAAGGCATTACTTTTCTGTATACCAAGAAGACGCTTCACATGATAAAGTTCTTCTTAAGTTCGCAAAGTTGGATTTCAACCTATTGCAGAAAGTGCACCAGAAAGAACTTTCTGACATTGCCAG CTGGTGGAAAGACTTGGACTTTTCAAGGAAGCTACCCTTTATCAGAGACAGGGTGGTTGAGTGCTATTTTTGGATATTAGGAGTGTACTTTGAGCCCCAATATTGCTTTGCTAGGAGGATGCTAACCAAAGTGATCTCCATGACCTCTGTTATTGATGATATCTATGATGTGTATGGTACAATGGAAGAACTTAACCTCTTTACTGAAGCAATTGAGAG GTGGGATATGAGTGCCATAGATAAACTCCCAGAGTACATGAAAATGAGTTACCAAGCACTCCTAGACGTTTATACTGAAATGGAGCAAAACCTAGGTGAAGAAAAATCGTATCGGGTCCAGTATGCAATAGAATCT ATGAAGAATCAAGTTAGAGCATACCACCATGAAGCCAAATGGTTCCACCAGAAATACATACCAACAATGGACGAATATATGCCCCTTGCTCTTGTTACCTCTGCCTACGCAATGTTAGCAACCACATCCTTAGTTGGAATGGGAGAACTTGTTACAAAGGATTCCTTCGAGTGGTTGTTTAGTGACCCTAAAATGGTCACAGCTTCAGCAGTGGTTTGCCGACTCATGGATGATATCGTGTCACACAAG TTTGAGCAAAAGAGAGGGCACGTTGCTTCGGCTATTGAATGCTACATGACACAACACGGTGTTACAGAAGAAGAAGCAGTCCATTAA
- the LOC122282517 gene encoding replication protein A 70 kDa DNA-binding subunit B-like — translation MRTVYVSIKDIIPVTKNWKVKMLVAEKSPKRIARNSITKYQNLTLIDPQGNRLQAVIFGKDIDLHDDTLQVFQSYYIGNTYVKAIDPRHKIESHEYQWIINSRTIIENVEDDEPVLKDPEYNIIPFNELDAYKDTDSEIEILAIAIQMMPPREVNTVNGKATVQDIQLIDESLKPLTLTMWARFVHDECQQISNIIATKPIILRMRIKVGSYEGLSLSSQVTNVFTIDPLLPAAVSLRTWATQNDALLEEIIAKGFNTSRGSSSSNAIQAMTEHLPYLANIANAILEKEWIIHLRAEMNQYGQLRQNKLNVLSVESIN, via the exons ATGCGAACCGTTTATGTATCAATCAAAGACATTATTCCAGTTACCAAAAACTGGAAAGTAAAAATGCTCGTTGcagaaaaatctccaaaaaggATTGCACGAAACTCAATAACAAAATATCAGAATCTCACATTGATAGATCCTCAG ggaaATCGTTTACAAGCAGTCATATTTGGTAAAGATATCGATCTGCACGATGATACATTGCAGGTTTTTCAATCTTATTATATAGGCAATACATATGTCAAAGCAATAGATCCAAGACACAAAATCGAATCGCATGAATATCAATGGATCATCAATTCGAGGACAattattgaaaatgttgaagatgATGAACCAGTGCTAAAGGATCCAGAGTACAATATCATTCCTTTTAATGAGCTTGATGCTTATAAGGATACAGATTCTGAAATAg AGATTCTAGCTATTGCAATCCAAATGATGCCACCCAGAGAAGTCAACACTGTTAATGGAAAGGCAACAGTTCAAGATATACAACTTATTGATGAGAG CCTGAAGCCTTTAACTTTAACAATGTGGGCTCGATTTGTTCATGACGAATgtcaacaaatttcaaacatCATTGCAACAAAACCAATAATTCTTAGAATGCGAATTAAAGTTGGTTCTTATGAAG GTCTATCTTTATCATCACAAGTGACAAACGTGTTTACCATCGATCCTCTTTTACCAGCTGCGGTTTCGTTACGTACATG ggcAACCCAAAATGATGCATTACTAGAAGAAATCATTGCCAAGGGTTTCAATACATCAAGAGGATCGAGTTCAAGCAATGCCATACAGGCAATGACG GAACACCTACCATATTTAGCAAACATTGCAAatgcaattttagaaaaagaatggaTTATACACTTGCGCGCAGAGATGAATCAATATGGACAATTACGACAGAACAAGCTCAATGTTCTCTCTGTCGAATCTATAAATTAA